Genomic DNA from Candidatus Sphingomonas phytovorans:
GGCATGGCGGCATCGTCCTTGACCTCATCTATGGATGAGGTTCTATGGGAGGCGTCAGCCTGTCCCTGCAAGGGCACGAATCGCGCTATTGCCGGGGCCTGAGAATGGAGCTGACGTGAAAGACCAGACTGACACTTTCGATTCGCCTGTCGTATCCGGCGAGCCCGGTTCGGACACACCTGCCCGACCCGCGACGGGCGAATGGGCGGCATTATTGTCCGGCACAAACGGGGTGCGCTCGCTTGTCCTGGCCGGCGGCGTCGCGCTCCATGCGATCAACGTCTATCTGGCGACGACCATCCTGCCTTCGGTGGTTCGGAGCATCGGCGGACTAGATCTCTATGCGTGGAACACCACGATCTTCGTGGTCGCGTCGATCATCGGGTCGGCGTTTTCGGCGAAGCTGCTTCGATTGGCTGGGCCGAGAGGAGCCTATGCCGTGGCCGCGACGATCTTCGCGCTGGGCGCCATGGGCTGCGCCGTGGCCCCGTCGATGCCGATCATGCTGGTCGGCCGGCTGATCCAGGGGTGCGGCGGGGGGCTCCTGTTCGCGCTGGCCTATGCCATGATCCGGATCGCCTTTGCCGAAACGCTGTGGCCCCGCGGCATGGCGCTCGTGTCGGGCATGTGGGGCGTCGCGACCCTGATCGGCCCGGCCATCGGCGGTGTCTTTGCCGAGATGGACGCGTGGCGAGCCGCTTTCTGGGTGCTGGTGCCGGTATCGGTGCTGTTCGTGATCCTGGCGATGACGGTGCTGCCGGGAAGGGATGGCGAGCCTTCCGAACCAGTGGCGGTGCCCGCCATGCAATTGTCGCTGCTCGTCATGGCCGTTCTCGCGATTTCGGTGGGAAGCACCTCCTCGAATCCGGTTCAGAACCTTGTCGGCGTCGTCGCGGCCTTTTTTCTGGTGGCCCTGCTGGTTCGCGCCGAGCGCCGCTCACGGCGAAAGCTCTTCCCGTCGGAGACGTTGAACCCCGGCTCGCCCATCGCCGCGCTCTACCTGACGATTTCCCTGCTGGCCGTCACGGTGACGAGCAGCGAGGTCTTTGTGCCGCTCTTCCTGCAGGTGCTTCATCACCAGTCGCCGCTGCTGGCCGGGTATCTCGCGGCGCTGATGGCGGCGGGCTGGACGCTGGGCTCGGTCTTCGGTTCAGGCGCCACTGATCGCGGTGCCCGAAGGTCGATCCTGCTCGGACCAGCGCTGCAACTGATCGGCATGGTGATCCTATGCGTGCTGATGCCGAACGCGAGCGCCGGTACCTGGCGCGATCTGGCGCCGCTCTGTCCCCTGTTGGTCGTGATCGGCTTCGGCGTCGGACTTGCCTGGCCTCATCTGCTGACCGCCATTCTGAAAGCGGCGCCTCCTCACGAACAGGAACTGGCCGGCGCGTCGATCACGACGATTCAGCTGTTCGCGACCGCGACGGGCGCCGCGCTTGCCGGGCTGGTCGTCAACGCCGGGGGCCTGGTCGATCCCGGCGGCGTGGTCGGCGCCTCGCATGCCGCGCGCTGGCTGTTCGGCATTTTTGCCCTGGCACCGCTTCTCTGTCTCTTCAGCGCGGGGAGAGTGGTCCGCTCCCGGAGCGTTTGACCCGCGCCACATCTGTTCGTGCCGGGTAGCGATCGAACGGGCGCGCCCGTATCGACATTGCTATCCGGCACGAACGGCGTGGTTCGGATGTGGCGCCGGGTGTCCGGCGCGGCGTCAGAAGCCGTATTTCAGCGTAACCCGCGCATTTCTCGGCTCTCCATAGACGAAACCGGGGAACCAGCTGTTGCCGCTGTAAAAGGTCTTGTCGAAGAGATTGTCGATATTGAGCTGGAGCGACACCTGCTTGCTCAGCGCGTAGCGCGTCATGATATTGACGATGGCATAGGCGGGCTGGCCGATCGGCTCGATGATCCCGGTGCCGGGATTCTGCGCCGTGACTGGCGGCCGTCCTTCCCATTTCACCGCGCCGCCGACGCTCAGCCCGTCGAGCGCGCCGGCAAAGGCATATTTGGTCGCGAGGTTGAACGCCTCGCGCGGCTGGTGGCTTAGCACATTGGCGCCGTCGGCATCCTTCGCGCTATAGTGGCTCCAGCCGAGGCTGAGGTCCCATTGCCGGGTGACCTTGCCGACGACTTCGAGTTCATAGCCTTTGGAGACGGTTCCTTTCGCGCCGACATAGGCCGGGTTCGAGGTGCCCGGCACGAATTGCCCGGGATCGGGCACGGCGAGATTATCCTGTTCGATCCGATATATAGCGGCCGTCGCCAGGAGCTTGCCGTCGAGCAGCAAGGCCTTCAGCCCTGCCTCGTAGCTCTTGCCTTCCAGCGCATCGAGCAGGCGCCCGGTGCGGTCACGGACATTGCCCTGCGGCTTGAAGATATTGGTGTAGCTCGCATAGGCGGACAGGTTGGGCAGGATGTCGAACACCAGCCCGGCATAGGGCGTGATCGTGCCCTTGTAGGTCAGTTTATAGGCCGGGGTCGCACCGGCCGCGTCCTCGTTGCGCCTGAAATAGCTCAGCCGCCCGCCGCCAATCAGCTTCAGCCGGTCGAGCAGGTTGATCCGCGTCGAGGCATAAAGCGCCATCTGGGTGGTATTGCCCCCGCTCGACAGATAGCGGGGTCCCCATTCGGGTTGGGCGAGTTCGCCGTCCCAGCGGTTGAAATCGTTGATCGGGTCGATCGAGACCGGATCGCGATTGGTCCAGCCATCGTTGAGATGGCTCACCATCGCGCCGATCGCGAGATCATGCTCGCGGCCCAGCAGGGAGAACGGGCCATTGGCCTGGATGCTGCCGTGCCATTGTTCGGGATTCGCGTTGAACCAATAGCCGGATGTGGCCACGCCGCGGCCCGTCACCCGGTCGGGCACGCCGTCGAGCCACAACAGCCGCGAATTCTCCAGTCCCTTGTGATAGCCGAGATCCCCCCGGATGCTCCATTTCCCGCCCAGGTCGCGGGTGAGGGTGGCGAAGGCCGAAATCTCCGTGGTGTCCCAGAAATTCCAGTCGGTGCCGGTCGTCTTCGATCGCGGCCAGCGGGCCCGCGTGCCGTCGGTATACCAATAGGGCAGTTGCGCCCACATCACCCCGTTGCGGTCGTCGCGCTGGTAGCTGGCGCCGACGGACAGCTTCGTGCGCTCGCCCAGATCGGCGTCCACCACGGCGTAGAGGACAACGCCCTTCTTTTCCTCGCGATCGACGAAACCGTCCTGCCGAGACGCCTGGACGACGGCGCGGGCGCGCACGGTCCCGTCGGCATTGAGCGGCGACTGGACGTCCACCGTCCCGGCGACGCGGTTCCATGACGCTGCTTCCAGGCTGACCTGGCCGGAGAATCTGGTGGCGTCCGCATGTTTGCGGATCAGGTTGACGACGGCTGACGGGTCTCCCGCCCCCTGCATCAGGCCAGCGGCACCGCGGACCAGGTCGACTCGGTCGTATATCGCCGTGCTCGTCTCGCCGAAGCCGACATTGCCGTTGACGAACGGCGCGCCGTCGAGCTGGAAATTCTGCACCTCGAAACCACGCGCGGAAATCGCGCTGCGGCCGCGATCGATGTCCTTCTTGGAAATGCCCACGGCAAAATCGAGCGCGTCGTTGATCGATATCAGCGCCTGATCGTCGATCTGCTGCCGGGTGATGACGCTGATGGTCTGCGGTGTCTCGATCGGCGTGAGGCGAAGCCCGGTGGCGGTGGTGGGCTGGTTGCTTCGGCCATAGCCGGTCACGACGATCTCATCATTGCCTTCTTCTTCGGGCGCGATGTCCTGTTGCGGGGCCTGCTGGGCGTGGAGCAGCGCCGGCGTGAGTACCCAGGCCGAGCCGGCCAGCAGCAAGCGAAATGAACGGCGCATCATTGTCCCCCTTTTATGTCGTCCCCGGTGCCCCCAGCTCCCCGTCGCGCCGGACACGCCCGCAGTCGATCGGCCCGGACCAGGGCCGGATGCCGCGAGGCGGACCGGCAGGATCCGGGGAATGACGCGAGCGACACCAGGTCGCGACGATGGAGCCGATGATCGGCCTTCCCGAGGCCAGCGCCGCTAATGCGATTAATTAGCAATTGCAAGGGTGGCTATTGCAAGATTGACCGTTGCAAGGATCCTGCCTTCGCGCCGCGCGCGCGATTCATTGGCTCGTTCTCGCAGGCTATGCTGGCTGGTCCGGCAATCGATGCTGGCGAGTCCAGGGGCCTCCGCATGCCAATACAGATTTTCAGCCGCGATTATTCGCCACTACGGCTTACCCACGAATCGATAGGGGTCGCGAAATTCGGCAAGTCATCGTCCAGTCAGGACGCGATATCTATTCGTGGATCGCTTCGCGAGGTTCCAGCATCTCTACTGACGGATACTCTGCTGGTGCCGCAGCTTGGCAATAACGGTCGATTCCTGCCCTCTCGGCAGGTGGGTCGCGAAAATCCGCGAATATTGCGCGCTACGCCGTTGCGTCCAACAGCATTACTTCAGGCGCCGGCCATGGTGTCCCCGTCGCTGCGGGATCGGATTTGCCGGTGTCCCTCATCTTACCGGGGCTGCGCTGCTGCCCTATTCGCCCGCCCGGGCGAATGGCCCGACCATCGCGCCGATGAAGCCGCCAGCGGTCCCGGTGCTCAGGATGGTCGCATCCTGGTCCTTCGCGAGCACCTGCCAGCCGCCGTCGGCACCCGCATAGAGGAAGTCGCACAGGTCGCCGCGGAGCACGATGCGCAGCCGCACCGCCGCACCGGCATAGGGTGCCGAGGCAACCGTCAAGCCGTCGGCGGGGTCCTTCGGGCCGCTGCGCTTCTCCAGCGCGATCACAGTCCCCGCGCCGGTTCGGGCAAGGGTGAGCGCGTAGAAATAGGCGGTGTCCTGTACCACCGCGATGCCCGCCCGATCGCCCTCGCGCTGTGGCGCGAAATCGACCGACGTCTCCGCGGTGGCCCAGCCATGTTGCACCCGCCGGCCGAGAAAGGCGCTCTGGCCAGCGCCGCCGATCGCGACCGGCCGCGCGTCGATCGCCAGCGCCCCGCCGGACAGGCGGCGCCAGCCGGTATCGGTCGCGCGGATCTGCACCCAATAGGGCGCGAGCCTCGCCCCGGCGAAGTCGTCGCGCACGTGGAAGGCGCCGCTGTTCGGCACCGGCGCCGTCTTGCCTCGCTGCAGCGCGGGGCGGGCATGGACATAGGGAATGGTCGCACCCGGCGCGGTCACTTCGGGCCAGCCGTCGCGCCAGCGCACCGGCAGCATGAAGGTTTCGCGCCCGGTGTTGTAGAAATCGCCCTTGTACGGCCGGGTGCCGAGGAACACGCTCCACCAGTCGCCCTTCGGGGTCGTCACGAAGGCGGCATGGCCGGTCGAGGTGATCGGGAAGGGCCGCGCCGGATCGAGCGTGCGCTGGGTCAGGATCGGATTGACTGGTCCAGGCTCATAGGGGCCGGTGACTGTTTTGCTGCGGAACACGACTTCGCTGTGGTTCTCGGCAGTGCCACCCTCGGCCGCGATGAGGTAATACCAGCCGTCCTTGCGGAACAGGTGCGGTCCCTCGATCCAGATCGGCTTGTCGGCGAGGCGGACCCCGCCGTTGACGATTACCCTGCGCTGGCCGAACGGTTTCAGCGTTGTCGTATCGATGCGCTGGATCCAGATCGCCCGGTGACCGCTGTAGAGCGACTTGCCCTCGGGCGGGCCGTTGTTGAGGATCCACGCCGATCCGTCGGTGTCGAAGAACAGCGACGGGTCGATCCCGTCGATGGCGTTCCACTTCGGATCGGACCATGGGCCGGCGGGCGTCTTCGCGGTCATCACGAAATTCCCGCCGCACGCGACGCAGGTTCCGGCCAGATAGAAGGTTCCGGCGCGGTAGCTCAGGTCAGGCGCGTAGATCCCGGCCGACAGCCCGATATTCTTGAAATCGACCTGGCCTGGCCGGTCGATCGCATTGCCGATCTGGGTCCAGTTGACCAGGTCGCGGCTGTGGAAGACCGGCAGGCCGGGAAAATAGGTGAAGGTCGAATTGACGAGGTAATAGTCCTGTCCGACCCGAAGGATCGACGGATCGGGATAAAAGCCTTGCAGGATCGGGTTGCGATAGTCGTTCGCTCCGGCTTTCATCGCCCGGTCGACCGGGTCCTCGCCGCGATAGTCGAACCAGGCGAAGCGCGCGACCGGCGCGGGATTGGCCGCGCCCATCAGCGGCACCGCCAGCAGAGCGGTGATCGCGACCCGCAGACTCGCGGCGATGGTTGCGCGCCACCCTTTCCTTCCCCGGCGGAGGCCGGGGTCCAGTCGGGGACGGCCCGTGGCGGACGCGGCGCTTCGTTGAATCGACCTGCCCGGTTCGACCTTGGCCCTCGTCCGGGAAGCGGCGGAGGCTCGATCGGCAGGGCTACCGACGCGCATCAATGGTTATGCCGCGGCGTCTTGGCCGCAATGCCGCGATATTTGACCGCCATCTCCAGCACGGCGCCGTCCTCCAGCTGCCCGGTCTTCTCGCGGTACAGTTCTTCCCACGGCGTGTTGCTTGACGGGAAGGTCGGGGCGGGGCCACCCTTGCGCCGGGCGATCTCGTTCTCGTCGACCAGCACGTCGCAGCGGCCGGTGTTCAGGTCGATCCGGATGACGTCGCCGGTGTGCAGCCAGGCGAGCCCGCCGCCGACCGCGCTTTCGGGCGAGGCGTTGAGGATCGAGGGGCTGTCCGACGTGCCCGACTGGCGCCCGTCGCCCAGCGTCGGCAACCAGGCGATGCCACGCTGGATCAGTGCGTCCGGCGGCTGCATGTTCACGACTTCGGCCGATCCGGGCCAGCCGATCGGCCCGGCGCCGCGGATCACCAGGATGCAGTTCTCGTCGATGTCGAGCGCTGGGTCGTTGATGCGATGATGATAATCATCCGATCCGTCGAACACGATCGCGCGGCCCTCGAACACGCCTTCCTTGCCGGGGTGGCTCAGATAGCGCGCGCGGAATTCCTCGGAGATCACGCTCGTCTTCATGATCGCGAAGTCGAACAGGTTGCCGGAAAAGGCGAGGAAGCCTGCCTTCTCCTTCAGCGGCTCGGCGAACGGACGGATCACCTCGCGGTCGCGCGACTGGCGGCCGGCGATATTCTCGCCGATGCTGCGCCCGGTCACGGTCAGGCAGTCGCCATCGAGCACGCCGCCCTCGGCAAGCTCGCACAGGATAGCGGGCACGCCGCCGGCGCGGTGGAAGCGTTCGCCGAGGAAACGCCCGGCCGGCTGGACGTCGGCGAGCAGCGGCAGGTCATAGCCGTGCTCGGTCCAGTCGGACGGGTGAAGCTCGACCCCGGCATGCCGCGCCATCGCCATCAGATGCGGCTGCGCGTTGGACGAACCGCCGATCAGCGTGATGGTGCGGATCGCGTTGAGGAACGCCGCGCGCGTCAGGATCTTCGACGGGCGCAGATCCTCATAGGCCATGTCGACGATGCGGCGGCCGGTCTCATAGGCGATCTGCCCGCGCTCGCGGTACGGCGCCGGAATGGCGGCGCACCCGGGCAGCGACAGGCCGAGCGCTTCGGCCACCGCGTTCATGGTCGATGCGGTGCCCATGGTGTTGCAATGGCCCGCCGAGGGGGCGCTGTCGGTCGCGCGGCGGAGGAATTCCTCCTCGTCGATCTCGCCCGCGGCGAGCTTGCGGCGCGACCGCCAGATCACGGTGCCGGACCCGACCAGCTCGCCCTCGTGCCAGCCGTCGAGCATCGGCCCGCCCGACAATATGATCGCCGGGATGTCGACGGTCGACGCTGCCATGATGCCGGAGGGTGTCGTCTTGTCGCAGCCGGTGGTGATGACGACCGCGTCGATCGGATAGCCATAGAGGATCTCGACCAGGCCGAGATAGGCGAGGTTGCGATCGAGCGCCGCGGTCGGGCGGCGGCAATTCTCGAAGATCGGGTGAGTCGGGAATTCCATGGGGATTCCGCCCGCGTCGCGAATGCCCTCGCGCGTGCGCCGCGCAAGGTCGACATGGATCCGGTTGCACGGGGAAAGATCGCTGCCGGTCTGCGCGATGCCGATGATCGGCCGGCCGCTGCGCAGCTCGGCCGCGGTGATGCCGTAGTTCATGAAACGCTCGAGATAGAGCGCCGTCATGTCCGACCGTTCCGGATCGGCGAACCAGTCTCGCGACCGGAAGGCCCTTACGGGTTCACGCTGCACTCGCCTCTCCTGATTCAAGTCTATGGTAACGCTAACGCAAAGTTCCGTTACCTTCAACGAAGGCAGTGTGCAAACCGGCGCGGGGCCGTCGGATCGGATCGATCGTACCTTGTCCGGAGTAGCCATCGACCCGGTAGCGGTGGCATGGATCGGCCATGCTGAAGGAATTTGGCTCCGGTATCTGGATTGCCGATGGGACCGACGTAGTCGCGGCGCTTGGTTTTCATTATCCGACACGCATGGCGGTCATTCGACTGGCTGGCGGGGATCTTTTCATCTGGTCGCCGACAGCGCTGACCGACGGTCTCCGCGCCGCCGTCGAGTCGCTCGGGACGGTCAGCCACCTGATCGCGCCCAATTCACTGCACCACCTGTTCCTCGCCGACTGGAAACGCGCCTTTCCCGAGGCCCGCCTCCATGCCCCGCCCGGGCTGCGGGAGAAGCGCCGGGATCTCGCCTTCGACCATGAGCTTGCCGACGGGCCGATGCTGGATTGGGCCGGGGAGATCGACCAGGTCGTGATGCGGGGGAATGTCATCACCACCGAGGTGGTGTTCTTCCATGTCCCGAGCGGCACGGTGCTTTTTACGGATCTCCTGCAACAGCTTTCCGCGAGCCGCTTCTCCGGCTGGCGCGCGCTGGTCGCCAGATGGGACCTGATGACGGGTCCGGAACCGGCGGTGCCCCGGAAATTCCGTCTTGCCTTTACCGGCCGGCGCGCTGCGCGTGCTGCGATCGGCCATGTTCTTTCATGGCCGGCTGAAAAGGTGCTGATGGCGCACGGAACGCCGGTCAGCGAAGACGGTCGGGCGCTGATACGCCGCGCATTCCGCTGGCTGTCACGATGATGCCGATTCCTCGAATGGCGGGCTGGCCGTGCGGATCAGGCCCTTGGCGGCGCCACAGCCGGGCGTCGGCGGGGAGCTGCGTCGGACTGGCGGCGGACGAGCTGGAAATCGAGCTGGCGATGTTGCGCGGGGTCGCGGTGCCCGGCGCGGCGGCTGCGGATTTCCCGCACCAGCAATTCGACGGCGGCGAGGGACATGTCGGTGATGGGCTGGTGGATGGTGGTGAGTTCTGGCCAGATGGTGGTGGCGAGGGCGGTGTCGTCGAAGCCGCAGACGGTGAGGTCGTTGGGGACGTCGAGGCCGTGCCGGTGGGCGACGGCGACGGTGGCGGCGGCCATGTCGTCGTTGCTGGCGAAGATGGCGGAAGGCGGATTGGCAAGGTCGAGCAGTTGCTCGGCGACGTCGAGGCCGGAGCGATAGGTGAACAGGCCCTGGGCGACGAGGTCGGCATCATAGGGGAGGCCGACCGCGTCGAGCGCGTCGCGGTATCCGGCGAGGCGGCGTTCGCTGGCGGTCTGGTCGGGATTGCCGATGATGAAGCCGATGCGCTGGTGGCCGAGCGCGGCGATATGTCGGGTCATCTCGAAGGCGGCGCGGTGATCGTCGATGCTGACGGCGGAGAAGCCGGGGGCGGGATGGCCGCTGGCGACGGTGACGGCCAGGCCATTGGCCTCGCGCAGCGCCTCGAGCAGGGTCAGCGAATCGCAGAGCGGCGGTGGCAGCACGATCCCTTCGACACCGCCGCGCAGCAGGCGGGTGGCGGCTTCCTGCGCCTGTTCGGGCCCATCGCATTTCTCGACGATGATCTGGATGTTGGCACGGCTGGCATAGTCGAGGCTGCCGACGAGGAACTCGCTCAGATAGGCGGCGCTGGGGTTGCTGTAGAGCAGGCCGATCCGCACCGGCGCGGCACCGGCCAGGCTGCGCGCCGCTGGATTGGGCGAATAGCTGAGCGCCGCGATCGCCGCGTTGACGATGTCGCGGGTGCTCTCGCGAACATTGCCTTCGCCGTTGAGTACGCGGGATACCGTCATCGGGGACACGCCGGCCTTGCGCGCTACATCGGTGATCGTCGCATTGGTGCGTTGCCGTCGGGACGTCGGTTGGCTCAAGCGTGGTGCTCCTCGGCATTATGGCTACGATGTTGCGGTGCGGGCCGCAATGTTGACGTTAACGGGCGCCGGCAATCAAAAAGAGAGGCGGCCGGTCGCGCCGGCCGCCCCAGGGGAGATGGTCCGGCATGGGCAGCCAGGAGCGCCCATGCCGGTAGGGAATGGCGGCGGGCGTCCCTCTCGCCGCCGCCATCCGCATCAGAAGCGACCGCGCAGGCCGAACAGGAAAGTGGTTCCCGGTTTGTAGGAGGTGAAGGTCGCGTTCTTGAACTGGAAGTAGGACCGCTGTTCGGCGTTGAAGATATTGACCACGTCGAAGGTAAGCTGCGGCAGTCCCTCGGACCCGAACACCTTGTTGAGGTCGAGGCTCGAGGACAGGTCGAACTGCTGGTAATCGTCGGTGAAGAGCGCCGCCAGCGGGATGCCGTTCTGGTTGAGGCCAGACGATTGCGATCCCCGGTTGAACGTGGTCGACGCGCGGACCGTCAGGCCGTGATTCTCGTAATAGGCGGTGACGTTGTAGGATACCGGCGCCACGCCAAGGGCCACCGCCGAGGTCGCCGCGGCTCCCTCGCCCTTCTGGTCGATCAGGGTCAGGTTGGCGCTGAACCCGAACCCGTTCAAGCCGAGATATTTGCCCAGCACGAAGTCGAGCGGCTGTACCCAGTTGAATTCGAGGCCGTTGATCTTGAGCGTGCCGGCCGCGTTGACCTGCTGGTTGATGACCACGGTGGCGGCGCTCGGACCGCCGCGGGCGGTGATCGCCTGCTGCTGCGTCGGCGACAGCGTGTCATAGGTCACGCCGTACGCGGCCAGCGCCGCGAAGGGCAATGTCGTGGTGCCGTTGGTGGTGAAACCGGTGATCGCCTTGCGGAACGCGGCGACGCCGACATAGCCTTCCTTGCCGGTATAATATTCGAAGCCGAGATCGAAATTGGTGGCGAGATAGGGCTGCAACGCGGAGTTGCCGATCGAGCCGACATCGGCGGACGGGCTGGAGAAGCTGAGGCCCGGCAGCTGAGCATTCGGATCGGGCCGGGTCATCGTCCGCGACACGGAGGCGCGGGCCACGGCGCTGCTGCCGATATGGAACGCCGCGCTCGCCGAGGGCAGCCAGTTGTCATAGCTGTTTTCGCGGTACACGAAGCTGACGATGTTCGGATATTTGCCGCCGTCCGCCGGTGCCACCGCGGGCGCGGCCGGCGTGTTGCGCGGATCGGGCAGCGACACGAAGCCGCCGATCGTCTGGTTGGTATGGACCCAGCGCAGGCCGGCGTTGAACTGAACCCGGTTGTCGCCGATCGGCAGGTCGCCATTCACCTCGGCAAAGGCGCCGGTCGTCTTTTCGCGGACATAGCCGCCGCTCGCGCCGGTGTTGGTGCCGCTCGATTCCGGGGCCGCGTTATGGAACGCGTCATAATTGGACGCTGCCTTGAACTTGTCCCAGTCGAGGGTGACGAAGCCGTCGGGCCCAGGCTTGAGATAGCCGGCCAGCGCGGTCTGCGGGATCAGCGAGCCGGCATAGGTATAGGGTGTCGTCGACCCTGCCGTGAAATTGGTCCCGTAACCCGGATAAAGCGGATAGCGCGAGTCGAGTGCATTGAGCGCCGCGCCGGTGCCCGTCACCGACTGGCCGAGGCAGGGGGGTTGCGTGTTCGGCGACGGCACGAAGATGCTCGGCCTGTTGCCGCACACGGCGTTCTGCCATGCCTGACTGTTGTCGAAGCCCTGGATGCGGCGAGAGACATCGTCATAGGCGCCGCCGACCTTCAGGTTCAGGCGCGTGTCACCCCAGGTCATGTCGCCGCGAAAGCCCTTGGTCTCCGTCCGCCGCCGTTCGTCCTGGATGTTCACTCGGCCGCCGTTCCAGCCGAAGGCGGTCGGATCGTTGAGATTAACCCCGGTGGCGCCGATGATCGGCACGCCGCCGCCATTATAGTCGTAATTGACCGTGATGCCTGCGTTGGGCGGGGTGATGACCAGGACGGTTGGCGATTCCCGGTGGAACGTGCTTTTCGTATAATTGCCCTGGAAGGTTAGTTTGAGCTTGTCGGTGATGCTCCATTCGCCGCCCGGGTTCACGCCCCAGAATTCGGTGTC
This window encodes:
- a CDS encoding MFS transporter produces the protein MKDQTDTFDSPVVSGEPGSDTPARPATGEWAALLSGTNGVRSLVLAGGVALHAINVYLATTILPSVVRSIGGLDLYAWNTTIFVVASIIGSAFSAKLLRLAGPRGAYAVAATIFALGAMGCAVAPSMPIMLVGRLIQGCGGGLLFALAYAMIRIAFAETLWPRGMALVSGMWGVATLIGPAIGGVFAEMDAWRAAFWVLVPVSVLFVILAMTVLPGRDGEPSEPVAVPAMQLSLLVMAVLAISVGSTSSNPVQNLVGVVAAFFLVALLVRAERRSRRKLFPSETLNPGSPIAALYLTISLLAVTVTSSEVFVPLFLQVLHHQSPLLAGYLAALMAAGWTLGSVFGSGATDRGARRSILLGPALQLIGMVILCVLMPNASAGTWRDLAPLCPLLVVIGFGVGLAWPHLLTAILKAAPPHEQELAGASITTIQLFATATGAALAGLVVNAGGLVDPGGVVGASHAARWLFGIFALAPLLCLFSAGRVVRSRSV
- a CDS encoding TonB-dependent siderophore receptor; this translates as MRRSFRLLLAGSAWVLTPALLHAQQAPQQDIAPEEEGNDEIVVTGYGRSNQPTTATGLRLTPIETPQTISVITRQQIDDQALISINDALDFAVGISKKDIDRGRSAISARGFEVQNFQLDGAPFVNGNVGFGETSTAIYDRVDLVRGAAGLMQGAGDPSAVVNLIRKHADATRFSGQVSLEAASWNRVAGTVDVQSPLNADGTVRARAVVQASRQDGFVDREEKKGVVLYAVVDADLGERTKLSVGASYQRDDRNGVMWAQLPYWYTDGTRARWPRSKTTGTDWNFWDTTEISAFATLTRDLGGKWSIRGDLGYHKGLENSRLLWLDGVPDRVTGRGVATSGYWFNANPEQWHGSIQANGPFSLLGREHDLAIGAMVSHLNDGWTNRDPVSIDPINDFNRWDGELAQPEWGPRYLSSGGNTTQMALYASTRINLLDRLKLIGGGRLSYFRRNEDAAGATPAYKLTYKGTITPYAGLVFDILPNLSAYASYTNIFKPQGNVRDRTGRLLDALEGKSYEAGLKALLLDGKLLATAAIYRIEQDNLAVPDPGQFVPGTSNPAYVGAKGTVSKGYELEVVGKVTRQWDLSLGWSHYSAKDADGANVLSHQPREAFNLATKYAFAGALDGLSVGGAVKWEGRPPVTAQNPGTGIIEPIGQPAYAIVNIMTRYALSKQVSLQLNIDNLFDKTFYSGNSWFPGFVYGEPRNARVTLKYGF
- a CDS encoding glycoside hydrolase family 43 protein, encoding MGAANPAPVARFAWFDYRGEDPVDRAMKAGANDYRNPILQGFYPDPSILRVGQDYYLVNSTFTYFPGLPVFHSRDLVNWTQIGNAIDRPGQVDFKNIGLSAGIYAPDLSYRAGTFYLAGTCVACGGNFVMTAKTPAGPWSDPKWNAIDGIDPSLFFDTDGSAWILNNGPPEGKSLYSGHRAIWIQRIDTTTLKPFGQRRVIVNGGVRLADKPIWIEGPHLFRKDGWYYLIAAEGGTAENHSEVVFRSKTVTGPYEPGPVNPILTQRTLDPARPFPITSTGHAAFVTTPKGDWWSVFLGTRPYKGDFYNTGRETFMLPVRWRDGWPEVTAPGATIPYVHARPALQRGKTAPVPNSGAFHVRDDFAGARLAPYWVQIRATDTGWRRLSGGALAIDARPVAIGGAGQSAFLGRRVQHGWATAETSVDFAPQREGDRAGIAVVQDTAYFYALTLARTGAGTVIALEKRSGPKDPADGLTVASAPYAGAAVRLRIVLRGDLCDFLYAGADGGWQVLAKDQDATILSTGTAGGFIGAMVGPFARAGE
- a CDS encoding dihydroxy-acid dehydratase family protein, with protein sequence MQREPVRAFRSRDWFADPERSDMTALYLERFMNYGITAAELRSGRPIIGIAQTGSDLSPCNRIHVDLARRTREGIRDAGGIPMEFPTHPIFENCRRPTAALDRNLAYLGLVEILYGYPIDAVVITTGCDKTTPSGIMAASTVDIPAIILSGGPMLDGWHEGELVGSGTVIWRSRRKLAAGEIDEEEFLRRATDSAPSAGHCNTMGTASTMNAVAEALGLSLPGCAAIPAPYRERGQIAYETGRRIVDMAYEDLRPSKILTRAAFLNAIRTITLIGGSSNAQPHLMAMARHAGVELHPSDWTEHGYDLPLLADVQPAGRFLGERFHRAGGVPAILCELAEGGVLDGDCLTVTGRSIGENIAGRQSRDREVIRPFAEPLKEKAGFLAFSGNLFDFAIMKTSVISEEFRARYLSHPGKEGVFEGRAIVFDGSDDYHHRINDPALDIDENCILVIRGAGPIGWPGSAEVVNMQPPDALIQRGIAWLPTLGDGRQSGTSDSPSILNASPESAVGGGLAWLHTGDVIRIDLNTGRCDVLVDENEIARRKGGPAPTFPSSNTPWEELYREKTGQLEDGAVLEMAVKYRGIAAKTPRHNH
- a CDS encoding DUF4336 domain-containing protein; amino-acid sequence: MLKEFGSGIWIADGTDVVAALGFHYPTRMAVIRLAGGDLFIWSPTALTDGLRAAVESLGTVSHLIAPNSLHHLFLADWKRAFPEARLHAPPGLREKRRDLAFDHELADGPMLDWAGEIDQVVMRGNVITTEVVFFHVPSGTVLFTDLLQQLSASRFSGWRALVARWDLMTGPEPAVPRKFRLAFTGRRAARAAIGHVLSWPAEKVLMAHGTPVSEDGRALIRRAFRWLSR
- a CDS encoding LacI family DNA-binding transcriptional regulator, whose product is MSQPTSRRQRTNATITDVARKAGVSPMTVSRVLNGEGNVRESTRDIVNAAIAALSYSPNPAARSLAGAAPVRIGLLYSNPSAAYLSEFLVGSLDYASRANIQIIVEKCDGPEQAQEAATRLLRGGVEGIVLPPPLCDSLTLLEALREANGLAVTVASGHPAPGFSAVSIDDHRAAFEMTRHIAALGHQRIGFIIGNPDQTASERRLAGYRDALDAVGLPYDADLVAQGLFTYRSGLDVAEQLLDLANPPSAIFASNDDMAAATVAVAHRHGLDVPNDLTVCGFDDTALATTIWPELTTIHQPITDMSLAAVELLVREIRSRRAGHRDPAQHRQLDFQLVRRQSDAAPRRRPAVAPPRA